GTCGAAGGCGTCCCAGCCGGCGTCGTCCACGCCCAGCAGCCGCTCCACGGACGCCACCGCGGCCCGCGCCCCCGGGCCCCACGCGCGCGCCGTCACCACGGTCCCGGGCCCCGCCGCCTCCCGCGCGCCGGAGACGAGCAGCGACGTCGGCCGGCCCGGCGAGCCCGCGGGCGCGCCCTGATCGGGCACGCGCAGGGTGAGCCAGACGCCCTCCGGGACGGCGCGGACCGTGGGGTCGGCCGCGCCGCGCTGCAGGGGGCGCAGGGTGAGCGGGACGTCCACGGGCACGGGCACGCGCACGCGGCGCACGGCGTCCGGGGCTCTCATGCCCCGCACCGTACACCCGGGCCCGGACGCCCTCCCGTTGCCCCGCGTGTCCGCGCCGCCGTTGACGGGTCCGGGGGCTCGCGTAGCGTGGGGCGGGTGACTGAACAGACCTCCGCGCCCACCCCCGCGCAGCCCATGCAGTACGCCGAGAACGTCCTCGGGCTGATCGGGCGCACCCCGCTCGTGAAGCTGAACTCCGTGACGGAGGGCATCGAGGCCACCGTCCTGGTCAAGGTCGAGTACCTGAACCCGGGCGGCTCGGTGAAGGACCGCATCGCCCTGAAGATGATCGAGGACGCCGAGAAGGCCGGCAAGCTCGCCCCCGGCGGCACCGTGGTGGAGCCCACCTCGGGCAACACCGGCGTCGGCCTGGCGCTCGTGTCCCAGCTGAAGGGCTACCGCACCGTGTTCGTGACCCCGGACAAGGTGGGCCAGGAGAAGCGGGACGTGCTCACCGCCTATGGGGCGGAGATCGTGGTGACCCCCACCTCCGTGGCCCCCGAGTCCGAGGAGTCCTACTACGGCGTGGCGAACCGCCTCGAGCGGGACATCCCCGGCGCCTACCAGCCCAACCAGTTCTTCAACCCGGCCGCCCCGGCCTCCCACTACGAGACCACCGGCCCGGAGATCTGGGAGGACACGGCGCACCGCGTCACCCACGTGGTGATCGGCGCGGGCACCGGCGGCACCATCACCGGCACCGGCCGCTACCTCAAGGAGGTCTCGGTGGACCGGGAGTCCGGCCCCGTGCGCGTGATCGGCGCGGACCCGAGCGGCTCCGTCTACTCCGGCGGCACCGGCCGGCCCTACTTCGTGGAGGGCGTCGGCGAGGACATGTGGGTGGACAACTACGACCCCGCCGTCCCGGACCAGGTCATCGCCGTGGAGGACGCCGAGGCGCTGGCCATGACCCGCCGCCTCGCCGCGGAGGAGGGCCTGCTCGTGGGCGGCTCCTCCGGCCTGGCCGTCGTCGCCGGCCTGCGCGCCGCCCGGGACCTGGGCCCGGAGGACGTCATGGTGATCGTGCTGCCGGACTCCGGCCGCGGCTACCTGGCCAAGATCTTCAACGACCCGTGGATGGACGAGCGCG
The sequence above is a segment of the Micrococcus endophyticus genome. Coding sequences within it:
- a CDS encoding pyridoxal-phosphate dependent enzyme, coding for MQYAENVLGLIGRTPLVKLNSVTEGIEATVLVKVEYLNPGGSVKDRIALKMIEDAEKAGKLAPGGTVVEPTSGNTGVGLALVSQLKGYRTVFVTPDKVGQEKRDVLTAYGAEIVVTPTSVAPESEESYYGVANRLERDIPGAYQPNQFFNPAAPASHYETTGPEIWEDTAHRVTHVVIGAGTGGTITGTGRYLKEVSVDRESGPVRVIGADPSGSVYSGGTGRPYFVEGVGEDMWVDNYDPAVPDQVIAVEDAEALAMTRRLAAEEGLLVGGSSGLAVVAGLRAARDLGPEDVMVIVLPDSGRGYLAKIFNDPWMDERGFDYDVQDTVLPEWARGRTRSAAPEADDDGAQGAAGGAGTPVEALEQADAAAGADAGQAADAPAEADRWAATAGELLAEKADLFPGSVPTLVTASPTTSVADAVATMNRYGVDALPVVVEPRHDLRIGEVRGTVSAAALGEALAAGRVHPGTPVAEAMGPVLPCIGARTPLRAVARRLAQDPTLLVLSAGRVAGVVTLHDVLAHVTA